AAAACAAATTGTAATGTAATTATCATTTTAAGATTGATTCCGTCCACTGCATCATTCATAACATAAATCTACATGAAATATTGTTTGCGTCATATCAACCAACGTTCTAAGTATACACCACAAAATAACTTTGATTTctataatattgaaaatatgaattacgaataaaaaaaataagtcaGTGCATAAAAAGGACCTTTTTCCATTAAATATTAaaactccatttgttttgcggaaaatgtaGTGCTTTTGGAAAATACTTtctaggaaatcattttcctgaaaaatataattattttctagtgttaagttaaaacttaaaaagatgtgaaaaatattttctgtcgtttgataagaattttattttttttcttgcactatttttcaatatttttaacattttatttttaaaatataatttttaattattttatatttaaaaattgatttttttttttatattttctttttatttttcttttctttgtttttgtcttcctcttctttcgtCGATTGCCAGCCACATTAGCCACATCGACGGTCAGCGATCGGCTAAAGGCAAGTTTGAGCTTGCTTAATGCCAATGAGCAAGCTCGAGCTTAATGCTCACTGGCTCATCGTTAATCGGTGAGCGACAAGCTCGAGGCTCGTTTGTGGTTGGTTGCCGGCGGTCATTGTGGCCGGTGATCGGCCaagacaaaatttaaaaagaaaaagaactaaaaattcgatttttttaaaaaagacaacaagaacaaaaaaagaaagataaaaagttcaaCATGAGTATAAGATAAGAGAAATTGAGTGAGGAAAttgttttcctctttctcaaaagtgaaaaatattttccctatcttagaagactttttttcccttcatgaaaaatagttttcctaattaattcattttcctaacatgaatatcaaaaaatttaaaaacattttttaatgaaacaaaCAAGTCTAAATCTCTCCTTATCAATGAAAACGAAAAGGAGCAGAACCTTTCGGAGGAATCCCACGCCATTTCTCCAAATCTCACGCCACTCCATGTCTCCAACCCCCCACAAGCGCATCCCTCACTTCACTTGCGATTCACGAGACGATCGATCCTTTTGATGGATCCGATTTTGGTTCTATAAAAAGCATTCAATGTTAACCACGTTACTACATCCCATTCTCTCCTTCACAGTCTCATATCCATTCGAGCAACCCTAAGACAACCgcaaaggaagaggaggaaacaATGGAGGGCGGAGAAGAAGACGTGAGGATGGGAGCGCATCGTTACGGCGAGGGCCAAGCCATCGGGACGGCCGCCCCGACCCTCAGAGAAAGCAAGGACTACGAAGAGCCGCCGCCCGCCCCACTGTTCGAGATGGCGGAGCTATCCTCGTGGTCGTTCTTCCGGGCTGGGATAGCGGAGTTCGTGGCGACCTTCTTGTTCCTCTACGTGACGGTGCTCACGGTGATGGGCGTGGAGAGATCTAGCAACAAGTGCGCGACCGTGGGTCCCCAAGGCATCGCCTGGGCCTTTGGTGGCATGATCTTCGCGCTCGTGTATTCTACTGCAGGCATTTCAGGTTTGGTCCTCGGTACTTCTATGCAAAAATGGCACGTTTTGCTTGCCTTGTTTTCCAGTTTAAAGAAAAGTTTCTGATCACATTTCTTTAGCGATAGATATTATTCAACGGTTGACACTTGACGGTTAATGATGAACGGTATTGTATCGTATACAGGGGGTCACATTAATCCGGCCGTGACCTTCGGGCTGCTGCTGGCGAGGAAGCTGTCGCTGGTCAGGGCGGTGTGGTACATACTGATGCAGTGCATGGGAGCTGCGTGCGGCGCCCTGGTGGTGAAGAGCTTCCAGAAGAGCCAGTTCGAGACGCTCGGCGGCGCCGCCAACACCGTGAGCTCCGGTTACTCCAGGGGCGTCGCCCTCGGGGCGGAGATCCTCGGCACCTTCTTCCTCGTCTACACCGTCTTCTCCGCCACCGATGCCAAGCGCATGGTGCGCGACTCCCACGTCCCTGTAAGAATACAAATCTGCTCTTGAAAACAAAACGCGTGCCTCCACTTTATCGGCAATGCTCATCAGGATCATGTTGAAATCTTGCTCTTGTGATGTGGTCAGGTATTGGCACCGTTGCCCATTGGATTTGCAGTGTTCGTGGTGCACTTGGCCACGATTCCCATAACCGGGACTGGCATTAACCCGGCCAGGAGTTTTGGGGCAGCCCTCGTCTATGACAGGGCCCAAGCCTGGGATGACCATGTAAGCTTCCCCTTTccatcatttttgaattttttttattcgacaAAAATATACATGAAAAGATTATTTCGGACTTTAGTCacttattaaaaatattaaaaaagatcaAAGTAAGTCGAGACTGAGGGTTTAGAGTGCAAATGGCATGTCCACCACTCAACTAATCTGTGATATTTTATTGGATGCAGTGGATATTTTGGGTGGGCCCATTTACCGGAGCGGCACTCGCAGCAATGTACCATCAGCTGGTGATCAGGGCTGTTTTTGTCAAATCCAATTTTTTCAGATCCAAGTACATCGtttgaaattaaaaacaaaaaaaaaagggtgctTTTTTTTCTTCGAAAAAATAAGGGTGGTTTGGGATGGTGTCTTAATGTATATGAATTATTGTATTCCTAACTAAGTGTATGTATGTTTGTATTGGGCGGGCGAGATGTGAGGAGTGTTGTTGCATGCCCTCCTTAAGTTCAATAAAATTCGTGAATGATTGGATTGTTAAGAAAATTTGTTTGTTGATAAAGATACTAGTAAaaatatatagttttttttttttatatatttaatgtgTGATGAAGATCACTATCCTTAAGTTATTATCTACATTCTCACTATTGTTTTTATTGGGTTTAAAGCAAATAAACGTCCAAGATATACATTACATAGAAACAAATTCAACAATACTCACTCTCtcttttgaaatttcactttgaatgtattatcaattttatgtaaaaaaagagaagaagaaaaggttgTTTTAAAGAGAAAGCTACGGAGAAGAGAAAGTTGTTAAGAATAATGTGTGATATGGTCTCATTTacaaataactaaataatacaTCTCTCGAGAATAGGTGCTTATCATAACATTGATGGCACTATAGCCTTAACTTGATAAGGAATCCGATCTACCCACCAACCTTCCAAATTCGAGATAGAAGATTCGCAGTAATTCATTGGAGTTTCTATCTTTGCCGAAAACCACCATAAGATCCCGTAAAATACAAAAGTTTTCCCATGTTGTTTTCCGATGACAGTTGATTCTCTGGGAAACGCACTCAAGAACAAACATTTCCCggtttccttctctttctccctaTCTCccccttcatcttttcttcttcctctctcctgtATGCTCTATTTGCCTTTTCTTGCCCCTTCTGTGCTTCCTTTCAACCTCTGTTGATTACATGTTTGTAACTTATTCTACTAATTATTTTACCTGTTTATCTTCCATGGATTATTGCTACTGAAGAATggagatttttattattgtgttcactttcaaattacttaattaaaaggaaacaaaaaaaataggagCCGATGTCTAAGTAAACCCTAAAATACATTGACAAGGTAGGTCAGGATATGCAAGGAAtgtttcaaattccaaaaactAAGGAGTAGGTCTTGATAAAGAAAGTTCTGGATTTTGGGTGAAACCTAAACCAATCCTGAAATCTCTCACTCCTAGGTACAAGTATCAAGTAACTTTTGCTCAAGAGTTTTTATTTCAAGCATCGAAATTTTATCGTTATTTTAAGTGTGAAGGTTTAGTCgtgtttcaaaaaataattttttattttcaaaacagaaaaacattttctcgaAAAAAATTTCAGTTAACTCATATTCCTAAGTATTTCAAATGCCGGAATTGAAGAAACTATTCTCTGGCAAGAAATTCTTTGTAAAGCAAACGGAGCCTTTATAATGTTATAAGATATAccaggaagagagaaaaagaatttttgcaGAAAGCCACATAAAAATAATGGGGCCTAAATGTATATCCCAGAAGTTAATGGGGACACAATGGTCATTTCGCCGAGCTCCAGTCTTCCTTCCTCCGCAATTTCCTTCTCGGAAGCTCAGTCGCAGTTCTTCTTGTTCATCGCCATCGCAATCGCAATCGCAGAAATTCATAACCGTCCCGGCATGGAGAACGGCGATTccaacgccgccgccgccgccgccccgccgcctcCCAATCCCGACCGCATCAAGCTCAACGTTGGCGGCAAGCTCTTCGAGACGACGGCCTCCACCCTCCGGTCCGCCGGCCCCGACTCCCTCCTCTTCGCCCTCTCCAGCCGAGCCGCCCaggaccccgaccccgaccccagCCCCATCTTCATCGACCGCGACCCGGACATCTTCTCCGCcatcctctccctcctccgcaCCGACCGCCTCCCCTCCACCGCCCTCCGCTTCTCCAAGCAGGACCTCGCCGACGAGGCCGTCTACTACGGCGTCGAATCCCGCCTCCGCTCCGCCATGTCCCCGGCTCCCCTCGACGGCATCGACGCCTCCGTCGTCGCCACCGTCCGCCCCGCCTCCGAGGGCCTCCCCTCCGCCCTCTCCGCCCACCCCGACGGCTCCGTCTGGATCGCCCACGGCGGCCAGATCTCCAGCTACGACTGGAACCTCGCCCACTCCGCCACCGTCCGCACGCACCTGGACGACGTCACCTCGATCCGCCGCGTCTGGCCGGAGATAGCCGCCGCGGGGTCGGAATCGGCCGCCGGCCTCCACTTCTACGACTTCTCCAGCGGCCTCCACGTCGGCGCCGCCCACTGGAACGACCCGACGGACCCGCGGATCCACAAGGCCTGGGTCACGGCCGTCGCCGACTCGCCGGGCTCGGTGTACGCCGCGTTCGAGTGCCCGCACAGGGAGAACTGCGTCCTCGAGGTCGACAAGTCCACGCTCCAGATCGCGTCCGCGCTGGGCCGGCAGCCGGGCAGCTCCACCAAGCACATGGCCCCCGGGAAGCTCGCCTGGTTGCCGGAGATGGGCCTCCTCGCGGGGAGCGCCGTCACGTGCGGCGCGTTCGGGTACTCGGGCTACATCCGGCTGTGGGACCCGAGGTCCGGGAAGGTGGCGTGGGAGACGAACGAGCCCGGGTCGGGGCGGAGCAGCCGGTTCGGGGACTCGTTCGCCGACGTGGACGCCGACGCCGAGTCGTCGAGGCTGTTCAAGGTGTGCTCCAAGTCGGGGGACCTCGGGATGGCGGACCTGCGCAAGCTGGGGGACGACCCGTGGGTGTACCTGAGGGAGAAGAACCCGGGCATGGGGAACACGGCGAGGAgcggcggcgggacgagcgTCGTGCGGTGCTACCGGGGGCAGGTGTTCGTGGGGAGGGAAGGGGAGCTGGAGGTGTGGtcgagggcggcggcgggggcggagAAGGCGGAGGGGGCGGATGAAGGGGAGGAAATGTATAGGAGGAATTATGTGAATAgagcggaggcggcggcggcggcggaggggagggggaggagagggagaggggagtGATACGGCGGATAGACGGCGGCGGGAACCGGCTGTTCGTGGGTAGGGTGGGGGTGGAGGGGGTTGAGGTGTGGGAGAGCTCTAGATTTGCTGTCGTCGTTCCGGCCTCGTGAcctctcttttgattttttggcaCTTGAATCGCTGCTAGTTTTGAGAACTTTTTGCAGTGGTTCCTATCTCGTTTACTCAAAGATCCAGAACGTGCAatgctcgctcgctcgctcggcCTGGCTGCGGCGCTTTGATTTGCTCGCCCTTTGGTTAAGTTGTGGGTGAAGATGGGCAGTAGTTTTTGGCGGTGAAGATGTGAATGAGGAAGTCTCTTGTATATGCAATTTGATGATTTCTCGATCTGATGATGAATTCATTTTCGCATTTCCCTCTTATCATCTCTCATTTGTCAAACAAGAATTTCAGTTCTCAATCACTCAACTTTCTTAACTAAACAAATTCTCATGTCTCAATCAACCTATTGATACAAAAACATGATCCCTAGTCCATATCCATGCAGCTAAGGCTAGTTCCGGTCTACCAAACCTATTCAGTTACAACTTTGTTAAAAGTGATATTTACGGCTTCCGCTTTACGTTGCTCATACAATTTTCAGTGGTAGTATCAACGGCAGTTTCAATCGATTGTGTATGACATCCAATGTCAAATGGCCCAGCAGCAGCTGTCTTAAAGATAGAAGAGCCCAGAGACGATCGTTAGTCCTCCAGTGACCGACGTTGGATttgattaaggaaaaaaaaacttaataatCGTGACATATTTCAGAAAATAAGTATCTTTAgactcttcatcttcttcttacTTGCCGACAAATGATGCAGAAATTAACCATCGTGCAATTCAATATCAAACGCAAGAGGACCGTGCTTGCTATATAAATTTGAGCCATCGCATAACATTACACATcacaaaaatttcttcctcaTAAGATCTTTTAGGATGAGGAATCATCATCGCCTTGAAAGAATTGACACCAATGCCAATTTCAATGTTAATGTTTGTGGGGGAGATTTGGAAAGTCTAAACTCTAAATCCCCAGCAAGGGATCTattgatttttgtgaaaaaaaaaaccctaattcctgtgtttttattacataaaaaaacaGATGACGAAACAGCTCGATTTCGATCGTTTGAATTTTccctttacttttgttttggtcaaagaattttccctttacttatttttttgtctaagaattttccctttattcGTTATGTAATAAAACGCCACTTGCTATACACGTCAACATAATGAGTGCCACGTAGGCTGAAACTCTGGCACGTGTTTTTTAGCTAAAATATCCTTTTGAGTAGCTAAAACCCACGTGCAGTCAAGTTAACATAGAATTAAATGTAATTAGATTTTTAGTATCTATCGGTGGTGTGTAACAGGAACTGTCCAAGACCGATAAGAGCGCTTGTCTAGTTTTtgattccataaaaatggaCCAGTAATGAATAATCCAGCTTCAGATTTCAGAGTGGAACTAAACCGATCAAATTATTCAGActgaatagataatttttttatatctttaaaATTGAAATCACACACTCACAACATTAGTGGGTTTTCTCTCTTCCTAACTAGATCTTCAACTCCACACCAGCGCTCCTCTTTCGTCGTCGAGAGGAATCTGGTCCGATAGTTCTAGGTTCGGTTCTGCATGGATTTAAATTCAGGAATCACTTTATATATTGAGTCCAACTTTGTAGGtcctattattattttataatattataagtgcaaaatttcctctctttttttttttttttttggctttttacgTAGGCAAACGCACTCGCTCCCCTGGTGTCGGAACATATTCTGCGACCCCGTGCCCGCCGCCGCCAGTTCCGCCGCCCGGCCCAGAAACAGCAAATCCTCCACTCGTCTCCGCCGTTCTCCAACCCTCCGAGTGCTCCGTCGAAAGcgtccttctccctctctctctctatcgccTTCAACGCCTTCCGTCGCTTGATTGAGGTATTGCTTGTCCGTCACTCTGCAATTTCGCTCTTTCTCTTTCGATTTTGTACTTGTATCTGCTTTCTCGCTCCGAAGTTGCGTGCTTTCATTAGCCTCTTCTGCCAAGTCACCTTAGCTTGCGTGTCGTACGTGATAGTTGCCTGGTTCGTGATGTTCTGTTTGGCGCCATTTGCTCCATAACCTGGAAATGCCCTCCACCTGTTCGATGTAATAAGCCAATGTCGGCCTTGTCCTTGTTGAAGAAAATGGTCTTTCGAGGCGTGTAGAAGTCCTTGAATTGGATAGCTATGGAATATCTGtttattttgatatgaaaagttCGAAGCTCGGCCTTTAGCTAAGAAAGACGATACATGATTAGACTTTGTTCTGTGGAGATGCCGGTGCCACTCACTTTCAGCTCGGAACAGATGGTTATGGATGCTCCTTTTAGTGATACCCTGCAATGGGAAGCTGATGTGGACCATCGAAAGCCTTAGATTGTGATGAGCTGACCGAGGTGTTGGGACTTTTGTTAGTTGTTGGAGGAAAGGGGATGACTTGCTCAAAGCATCTGATTCTGGACAGGCGCGCTTTTATGTCTTTGACTGTTACAAGAATCGTGTTGTGACATCATTTTAACTAGTTTTGGTAATTAGGATTTCCTCTCAATATTTCATAACATAATGGGGTGCCTTCGACATCATGCATTCTTAAATATGGGTTTGCTGAGATTATTGCTGTATGCATAATCTTTGACATTTATGGTGATGTTATGCTACGTGGTTACATAATCATGTACTCATGTTGGTGGTCAATGTATGCAAGCTACTTTAGTATGTTACAAGTCAAAGTTGAACCACCTTTCATGAATAACTTTTAATTGGAGCAACAGCCGCTAAACCAACTTTTATTGGTCAATAGTCCTAGGCCGTATTCCTTTTCTTGACGAGGTTTCATGTTGTTTGAATCTCGTGGGTCTTCAGTTCAACGATGATGACTTTGGAATGCCATTATGAGTAACTGCCAGTAAAATTGAGAgatttgttgttgaattgatgTTGAAAACCCTGAATTTTATTCCTCATGAAGCTGCTTGATCGAAATTTAGTTTCTGTACTCAATATCGCTCCTTTGTCCGATTTATTAATGTTGTTTTCATTCTTTGAATATGGTGGATTGTGGGGTTCTCTTACAGGAGCATAATAAGACATGGGCAAAGCTTCAAGGGACAAAAGGGTAACTTAACATTTTGCAGGACATCCGTTTGATGGGATTGTCCTATTCCACCCATATTGAACTCAGAGTAAATTTCTTTGTAGGATATCTACTATCggaaagcaaaagaagaaggttGGCGCGCTCGAAGTGCTTTTAAACTTCTTCAAATAGACGAGGAGTTCAATATATTTGATGGTAGggggcctctctctctctcgcatgcaGACACACAGATATAGTGAGGATGGGATGGGGAGTGGATACGAGAGATCAAGGTGGTCAAGATCACTTGCTCAACTAAGATCGATAGGGAGTTTGATAATATGTATCAGAAGATCGAATCTTCAAATCCTAAGACTTTAGAAACTCTGCGAAGTATCCTTAAAAAATGTTATTAGAACAATAAACTTGTCCCTGGAGATGTTATGTActtaataaaatgatttttgatgtATACTCCGGTATGATGAATCAATTAATTACCCATGTTATATTGGAAGTCAAACATTAAAGACAAAGGAAATTTATGACACAAGGAAACTTAAAATTCCAAACCTAGGAAAGACGTAGGAAATTTAAAACACATGGGAACTTAAAAATTGAACCGGCAGCCTTGCAATTCAAACTGCATTTACTCTGCAAAGTCTAGAAtttctttggcttcttcctCGTCATTGAATCCATTTTGCTTCTTGGCTGGGCCGAAATCTATTCCTTGTGCTTGCATAACTAATGAATGGGCTTGGTTAATTAGTGAGGCTTGGCCCACCGTGCAAGTGAGCTTGATTTTCTCCCTGTGCTAGTTGAAGATGCCAACTCGAGATAatataacaatttataataaGTGCCTTGTCACGAGCCAACTCGTGTTTTTAGCGAATTCATTGAGTCAACTTGTGTGTTTACTCCGCCCTCACCTAAATGATGATTTTTAGAACGATATAACGAGGTCTATAGGTTTTGACATGTTGCAAGAGATCAcgtttgattgaaaaattgcaTAGTCATCTATTTTCTCAATGCTAAACAGGAAAGTCAATGTTTGATTGTCTCAAATGTGGTTTGGTGCTGCATCTTTGGCAAAGCATGAGATCTCTATTGTTCATGCCATGCTTGATGGCAAAGGTTTATCGAGCATTACAATAATCGCAGCTACTTATTCATGTTCTTCTGCAGTAGATGCTTGCTTGATAGGGGGAGTGTATCATATTGAATGAGTTCTTTCATTTGTGGGGTTGATGAGCCAAAAGAGATGCATCTCTTATTAGGCATCCATATTTTGAGAAACGGGGTATTTTATTTGCTAAAAAGCATTTGCAGTGGAGGAAACATAATCATCATATTGGATATACTAAGACCTTTCTTGTGTTTATTTTGGCTTTTGCAGGAGTGAAACGCGTGGTAGATTTATGTGCTGCCCCTGGTAGTTGGAGTCAGGTATACTATTCAGTGATAGGGGGGTGTTGATTACTGATGCCTagtgaaaaattgaatattattCCAGTGGTGCTCTTATAAGAACTTTACATTCTACTAAAAATGTTAAAGCAAGTAATTTATGACTTGTGTCAACTGCTTTATGGAAGAAAATTTAGTCACGTCAACTTTTTGTATGTAATGAATCATCCTGATTGTTGCATAGGTACAGACATAGATGACCTGGCAATCTCTAATGAAACCGagaatgatattttatttaatcaatgTCAAATCTTCAAGTTTCAACAGCACAAAATACTCGTAAAATGGTTTTGGAAAGACCATTCTGTAATTGAGTTGTTTCTCTGATTTTCGTTTACACTGAAAGAAGACTTATTGGAATAAATTCCGAAACATGCCAAGAACCTTAAATTACTGAAGAGTGGGAATATTATTAGACTAAAAGAAGTTATGATATTTGATGGTTAATAGGAGAACAATCCAGTCATTCATTAACTATTTAGATGTAAGCAAATGtcaatttgttcattttctGCATATCTAATATTTGGAATGAGCATACCAGAAGAAAACAGGAATCACTTATTTAGGAGGTATCTCTTCTTGTCACTAAATGCACATTTCTGCATTGTGATCAATCAGATGATTTTAGCACCTGAACATGAAAACTGTATCCATTCAACATTATGTAGATTTTAGCATATATAAAAGCACAAggttccttcttttctctttttgcggCATTAGGTATCACAGCTTCCTTCTTACTTGAAAGACTGGTTAAAACTGGTTATGTTCATAGtatgataattatttttgaagTTTTCTCAGCTAATTATTATAAGAAATGCATTGCGGGCATTGACAAACACTGGACATGGGTGTGTTTCTTTCGAAGTGTATCCTTCTTCCTAAAGTATATTCTTCTAAGAACCACAGTCTGGTGAGATCCTCGGGAAATTGTTTGCCTTGCCTGTCTTACTCAAGTCTCATGTATGCTGGAATTGATTGATCCATGTGcgaatttctttgttttttgtatAACTTTGTCATTAACATCTTTTCCTCTATAGCTTCTCCTTTAGGCTTGTTGCCATGTGTGGAATTGTGCTGGTTAAAATAGATTAAAGTTAGCTTATGCTGCGTGCTTTCCATGTGCAGGTTTTAAGTCGTAAGTTGTATCTTCCTGCAAAGCTTTCACCTGATGCTAGGTATAAAATTCTTCATTGATCATGTAAATGTTGATTCTATATGCTACTATGATTTCTCTTTTTGTAAAAATTGCTATTAAGGTGATGCTAAGGCTTggctttttctttaattgattaaaaCCATCTTCAGACTATGAGAGCATCGTCAATTTGCCATATCATTGGAGAAATTAGttgacttttgttttttctttccttgttatTTAGACGTGATGAGAATTTCAAATGCTTCTTCCAAAGTTTGAAAGGCCAGACTTCCCCATTTGATATATCATGTGAGAACAATTTCAAGAGTTGATAACGCTGGCTCACACCTTTGTTATATGTTCTACGCATCACACTATACCTGGCATGGGAATGATGTGATTTGTACAAAACCAATCATGTACTATATTGAGATAGGCATCCCAATTGAGCAAGTTTCAAatccaaaaaaggaaagttgAGGCTTTCTAAAGATTCAAAGCATTTGTTGAAAATGAACATCAAGAGTTTTTGTGAGCTGGGATGCTGGGCCATATGTctctaaacatttttcaaaattatctttCAGGCAATAACATCAAATTGTAGGTGCTGTAGTTGGCAACTTCTTCATGCCTGCCTGTCTCCCTTTATCTATCTATTTGCTTTTATCATGTCTTTTCAGACACTTCCTTTAGGGTTCTTACTTGATGGTCATGGaagtcagtttttttttttttttcctggtaaATGACTTGCACATCGTGGAGCCCAGAGATAATTATTCTACGATTCTTTTATATGAATGCCTTGGAGATGCTTTACGTCTGTTGAGTCTTTAGTTCACTATATAGCATTTCATCTCGAAAGGGGAATCAGACTAGAGTACAGTGGCTGGAAATTTTATGAGTTGTGGATGATCGATCGTATAACTTGGCTGTTGTTGTATTCATACCTGACAAGCTCTCGGGTGTCTATTTAAATGAGCCTTTGGTGAACCAACCATgcttctttattttacttttcccCAAATTTTTAATAGATTATCCTTAGTAATTCAGGTATGGTGCCCTCAGAATGTTGTGGTTTAAAGACAATAAAATTGAGTTTGGCGGTTCCATTTTGTCTGCTTAacaaatgttcaatttattttgatatttcaaGGCAGATATTTAGGTGACAGAATCAATTCTGGAAGTGTGCACTTGTAGTAGTTAACTTCCTGTCATGCTTATTTATTGGTTACATTATACAAAGAGTTTGGACACCATATTGAAAAGGGCAATGGGGAATAAAGAGTTTAAACATTTACTGGGCCTTAATCTGAACTGCTTCCATGGCATTTAACCATGACTCACTTCCTAAAAGcttgatgtttctcttcaaAGCACTGGATACTGGCTAAATCCATGTTCAGCGGATGCTTCAATTCACTCTATAGCATTCTAAATCTGGTAGGTGACTTGGAGGAGAATATCATGGTAAACGATGCAAATCAGTTGAGATACTGAAAGTGGACATTGAACCATATTTCTGCACTAGATATGGGTCATGAAGTCCATGTAACAGCCTTTGAAGGATCAAATGTGTTTTCCAATTGACATACTTTCTATTGTGTGAAACTTTCTATTGTGTGAAACTTCGTAATA
The sequence above is drawn from the Eucalyptus grandis isolate ANBG69807.140 chromosome 11, ASM1654582v1, whole genome shotgun sequence genome and encodes:
- the LOC104426387 gene encoding aquaporin PIP1-3, which encodes MEGGEEDVRMGAHRYGEGQAIGTAAPTLRESKDYEEPPPAPLFEMAELSSWSFFRAGIAEFVATFLFLYVTVLTVMGVERSSNKCATVGPQGIAWAFGGMIFALVYSTAGISGGHINPAVTFGLLLARKLSLVRAVWYILMQCMGAACGALVVKSFQKSQFETLGGAANTVSSGYSRGVALGAEILGTFFLVYTVFSATDAKRMVRDSHVPVLAPLPIGFAVFVVHLATIPITGTGINPARSFGAALVYDRAQAWDDHWIFWVGPFTGAALAAMYHQLVIRAVFVKSNFFRSKYIV
- the LOC120289990 gene encoding protein ENDOPLASMIC RETICULUM-ARRESTED PEN3, with the translated sequence MYIPEVNGDTMVISPSSSLPSSAISFSEAQSQFFLFIAIAIAIAEIHNRPGMENGDSNAAAAAAPPPPNPDRIKLNVGGKLFETTASTLRSAGPDSLLFALSSRAAQDPDPDPSPIFIDRDPDIFSAILSLLRTDRLPSTALRFSKQDLADEAVYYGVESRLRSAMSPAPLDGIDASVVATVRPASEGLPSALSAHPDGSVWIAHGGQISSYDWNLAHSATVRTHLDDVTSIRRVWPEIAAAGSESAAGLHFYDFSSGLHVGAAHWNDPTDPRIHKAWVTAVADSPGSVYAAFECPHRENCVLEVDKSTLQIASALGRQPGSSTKHMAPGKLAWLPEMGLLAGSAVTCGAFGYSGYIRLWDPRSGKVAWETNEPGSGRSSRFGDSFADVDADAESSRLFKVCSKSGDLGMADLRKLGDDPWVYLREKNPGMGNTARSGGGTSVVRCYRGQVFVGREGELEVWSRAAAGAEKAEGADEGEEMYRRNYVNRERERGVIRRIDGGGNRLFVGRVGVEGVEVWESSRFAVVVPAS